A part of Lacinutrix sp. 5H-3-7-4 genomic DNA contains:
- a CDS encoding M14 family metallopeptidase translates to MKKILATLLLISGLSCDSKKEYDFTTVFEKTKGFETATYSQTINFYKNLAKKYNTISIDSIGATDSGKPLHIVTFNKAANFNFETIRNTKRTILINNGIHPGESDGIDATMMLYRDLANGKINTPKNTVLTTIPIYNIGGSLNRNSHSRTNQNGPKSYGFRGNARNYDLNRDFIKTDTKNAKTFADIFHLIQPDVFIDNHVSNGADYQYTLTHLFTQHNKLGGELGNYIQTFMMPELEKKLKDKAWDITPYVNVFNNVPEKGFSQFMDYPRYSTGYTSLFNTLGMMVETHMLKPYKQRVEGTYELMKSMIEITEENGQTIKNLREKANTNYTANSKYPLQWEIDTLKNTVLNFKGYKGNQITSKITGSNRLKYDRNQPFTKKVTYNNYFKPTLSITIPKAYIIPQGWHEVIARLKRNKIALIELNKDSTIQVESYKIKDFKSRKSPYEGHYLHYNTTITSTTETITFRKGDYIATTNQPGVRYLIEVLEPQAPDSFFNWNFFDTILQQKEGFSPYVWEDKALEILENNPELKQNFENKKSQDINFNKNWYQQLDWIHKQSEHYESAHLNYPIYKLK, encoded by the coding sequence ATGAAGAAAATATTAGCCACTTTACTACTAATATCTGGTTTAAGTTGTGACTCTAAAAAAGAATACGACTTTACAACAGTGTTTGAAAAAACTAAAGGTTTTGAAACCGCAACTTACTCTCAAACTATTAATTTTTATAAAAACTTAGCTAAAAAATATAATACGATTTCTATAGATTCTATTGGTGCTACAGATTCTGGAAAACCATTACATATAGTCACATTTAATAAAGCCGCGAATTTTAATTTTGAAACCATAAGAAATACCAAACGTACTATTTTAATAAATAATGGTATTCATCCTGGAGAAAGTGATGGTATAGATGCAACAATGATGCTTTACAGAGACCTTGCTAATGGAAAAATTAATACACCAAAAAACACAGTTTTAACAACCATACCTATATATAATATTGGTGGTAGTTTAAACCGAAATTCTCATTCTAGAACAAACCAAAACGGACCAAAATCTTACGGTTTTAGAGGTAATGCTCGTAATTACGACTTGAATAGAGATTTTATTAAAACTGACACCAAAAATGCAAAAACATTTGCTGATATTTTTCACCTAATACAACCTGATGTTTTTATAGATAACCACGTAAGTAATGGAGCAGACTACCAATACACATTAACACATTTATTTACGCAACATAACAAACTGGGTGGCGAATTGGGTAATTATATACAAACTTTTATGATGCCTGAATTAGAAAAAAAATTAAAAGATAAAGCATGGGATATTACACCATATGTTAATGTTTTTAATAATGTTCCCGAAAAAGGTTTTAGTCAATTTATGGACTATCCTCGCTACTCTACCGGATACACTTCTCTATTTAACACCTTGGGTATGATGGTAGAAACACACATGCTAAAACCTTACAAACAGCGTGTAGAAGGTACATACGAATTAATGAAAAGCATGATTGAAATCACCGAAGAAAACGGACAAACAATTAAAAACTTAAGAGAGAAAGCGAATACTAATTATACAGCAAATTCAAAATATCCTTTACAATGGGAAATTGATACTTTAAAAAATACGGTTTTAAATTTTAAAGGTTACAAAGGAAACCAAATAACCAGTAAAATTACAGGAAGCAATAGATTAAAGTACGATAGAAACCAACCATTTACTAAAAAGGTAACTTACAACAATTACTTTAAACCTACTTTAAGCATTACAATTCCTAAAGCATATATTATCCCACAAGGATGGCATGAAGTAATAGCAAGATTAAAACGTAATAAAATAGCACTTATTGAACTAAATAAAGATTCTACAATACAAGTTGAAAGTTATAAAATAAAAGATTTTAAAAGTCGAAAATCACCTTACGAAGGTCATTATCTTCACTACAATACAACTATTACAAGTACAACTGAAACAATTACTTTTAGAAAAGGAGATTATATTGCAACTACTAATCAACCAGGCGTAAGATATTTAATTGAAGTACTAGAACCTCAAGCTCCAGATTCATTTTTTAATTGGAATTTTTTCGATACTATTTTACAACAAAAAGAAGGTTTTTCTCCTTATGTGTGGGAAGATAAAGCTTTAGAGATTTTAGAAAACAATCCTGAATTAAAACAGAACTTTGAAAATAAAAAATCTCAAGACATAAACTTTAATAAGAATTGGTACCAGCAACTGGATTGGATTCATAAACAGAGTGAACATTACGAATCGGCTCATTTAAATTATCCTATATATAAACTTAAATAA